The Pocillopora verrucosa isolate sample1 chromosome 9, ASM3666991v2, whole genome shotgun sequence genome includes the window AATCTTTGCAAATGGATCATTGCATCCAgccttttcaaacttcttaaagGTGCTTGTCGTAGTCAATCTGATGAAGAACCTTTTGAGGATTTGATAAGCTGTGAACTGTGCTATTTACTGTCACACATCAATAATAGTGGGCTATCTTGGAAATAAAGTGAGATAGATTAGTTAGCCCAAGATAATCAATCCATGTGCTGCAGTTTGGAGGGATGCAAATTCAGTTTGTCACTGCTGTTGTAATGTAAGAGAATAATGACTACTTTAAATGCAACTCAGCAAGGCTCTCAGAGTAGTACCTAATGagcaattaaccctttcactcaaGATCTggttattaattctcccctctagcagCTAGACATGTCATTGTAAtttagtaaggagaattttctgttagatcaaggtaaagaaaactaCCTCATAAATTACCTTATATTCAGTTTGAAGCTATCATTTTCTTACCCTCATGGGTTCAGACTTCAATAAAACCATGGTGCATTATCCCCAATATCAAACTACTGCCGATTCCTTTATGTTTCtctcatttcaaaaattttatatGATTTTAATATAATGTGCAAAAATTGATCTTAGACCTGAATATTTCAAATTACATTTCTTAGTTTATTGCTAAAacaatgattatttttctcatacaaagatttatgaaaaatgaaattttataatCTGTGTATTCATTACAGATAACAAATAACAGCtactttttgaaattattgtgcTGCAGACATAGAGTTATATTATGTAACCTTCAAAGTCCTAAATATAATACACTCTAGATATTATTGATGTGCAACTTTTATATCTGGTGTTGGCAATATGTGTAGATGTAACAACCACTTGATTGATGGCATTCATGGACAAAAGCCCTCTGTGACTCTCGGCAGACTGCTAAATTCTCTCTTGTGAAACACATTTTATCAGTGGCAAGTAAGAGCTTAATACATGCTCCCCTTCAATTTATGAAAGAGCCAAAAATCATTAAGCAGGCATTTTTCTAGAAAACGGCTTTATTGTGATCGCAGAACCAGGAGGGaattgggagggggggggggagatgaaGAGGGAGAGTGTGCCCTCTGCCTCCAAATCCTCAATTTTATGCCCCaatggacaaaaaaatttttgggaaAGGTCCCAAATTTTAATCCCCATATCTAGgtatttccccttttttctctGCCATGCCTGGTATGTTGTGGTTTCTTTAGGTATTTATGGGAACCTCACAAGCAGCTGGCGAGAGGATGAGTCAGTATATCTGTAAGCCATTGCCCCACATGTTACTTTGTTGAGTTGACACCAATACCAGCCAATTAGTCACTAATGAAAAACACGTTTGACTTTGGTTTTCTCTAAACAAGGGGAATGTCAAAATAAAGGGTATACTCTCATCTGTGATGACGCATgtgaggaaaacaaaaagcaatttAGAATGGAGATGATAAGCTGTTGAAATGATCTCTTTTGTGTTTCCATTATCCCATTTGAATTTTTCGTGACCTGTTCCATTAAACTTAACCCCAGAATTGCCTGTCATAATCCGTGGGATAATCAAGGTCCCAATTAAAAAgaccaaccaaaaaaaaaaaccgattcaaccctgaaaaaaaatagtcGATGTAGCTTGTACGCCCTGTTAGGATTTTTGTCAATTCTGATAGGAATAAAACTGAGAaactaagaaatattaaaatttgatgtcctacaaaaagtaaatttaaattttgcttaGGAAAAATAATTagattaaaacataaaaaaattaggCTTAATGGGTTCAACatcttttgtattttacataatttataaataaatattcataaaGACTGCCTCTCTCATTATGGCCTTGACCCACGCTGAGTCACGTAAGAATTGCGTATGTTGCCTTGATTGACTtgtcattaaaattaaaattcatcgTTTTCAACGTCAACTCTTGGATCCTCTACGCGTTAGATACATTATAATATGATTTATAATCAAATATCAGCCCCATATTTGGGATTTGGTTGGAAACCAGCGAATCAAAGTCGTTTCCTTCAGTGGCAATACAGATGTGTGATTAGTCACGTTTCTTTGATGTCCCGTCTTACACTCGCCTACGAAAATTCCTATCTTccggtttatgaatttcaactattaaaaaattacaaaatcgtCTCGCATTTAGCATCGTGTTAGATTTTCCCATGACCGTACCTAGAAATTGAGTaatctttttaaataaaaatatccaTGTCAGTGCCACAGCCAACTGATTGAGAAATGAAACGATCTAATAAAACGACCTGCGTACTTGCAGACGGgcaaaatgaattattttttggcTTAATACCTGCATATAACGCGATTTAGGACAATGATAGTTTTAGGAGAGGGCTTTTGGATTGAACTTCCGTCTTCTGTCGTAGTAGGAGTTACAGGTAATAGAGCGGAAAGAGTTATTACTTTGTTATCGTAAATTAGACCGGAAGAAAGAGTGCGTCACCCACAATCCATTGCGTGAGCCCTTGGCTACCCACGTCATTTTCACTGTTTTGAGTTGTTAGTGTTCGAGAATATGGCGTGTGTTGGGTGGATGTTTGGTTAATTGCACAAGATTTACTCACATCTTCTTgtcaaggaaagaaatttttcgCTATGGCTAGCGGCAGTAGTAGTAGTTCCAGGTCTGAATTCATAGTTGGAGGCAAATACCGCCTTATTCGCAAGATTGGAAGCGGTTCTTTTGGCGATATATACTTGGCAGTGTCCTCGAGCAATGCGGAGGAAGTCGCCGTGAAGCTCGAGTCTCAGAAAGCCCGTCATCCACAGCTTCTTTACGAGTCAAAGCTGTACAAAATCCTTCAAGGTGGCGTGGGAATCCCTATCGTTCGTTGGTTTGGTCAAGAAAAAGACTATAATGTATTGGTTATGGATCTGCTTGGCCCGAGTTTAGAGGACCTCTTCAATTTCTGTTCGCGTCGCTTCACAATGAAAACAGTTCTGATGTTAGCAGACCAAATGATTAGTCGAGTTGAATATGTACACAACAAGAACTTTATTCACCGTGATATCAAGCCCGATAATTTCTTGATGGGTGTCGGCAGGCACTGCAACAAATTATACTTGATTGATTTTGGTTTAGCGAAGAAGTACCGCGATACTCGAACCAAACAGCATATAGCTTATCGCGAGGACAAAAACCTTACTGGAACAGCGCGCTACGCCAGCATCAATGCCCATCTTGGCATCGAACAGTCGAGAAGAGACGACATGGAATCACTTGGTTATGTACTGATGTACTTCAATCGAAGCAGTCTGCCATGGCAAGGCTTAAAGGCAGCCACTAAGAAGcaaaaatatgagaaaattaGCGAGAAAAAGATGTCCACCCCTGTCGAAGTCCTTTGCAAAGGTTTCCCAGCCGAGTTCGCGATGTACCTCAACTACTGCCGTGGACTTCGCTTTGAAGAGAACCCAGATTACATGTACCTCCGTCAGTTGTTCAGGATTTTATTTCGGACTTTGAATTACCAGTACGACTACATTTTCGACTGGACAATGTTGAAACAGAAAGCTGCTACCGCGCAAGCCACGGCAGCCACTGCGACAACAACGGGTGGAGTACCTTTCACTCCCGCGAAGAAAGCAGATCATTCACACGGTGCTTGTCACCATCCGAAAGCTAAAGGCAACGTCTACGATATGTACGAGTATTGAACTCAAACTCTGTACACCATAAAGCACTGAGGACTAATTTTCAAGTCCAAGAAACGCTGTGAATCATGAAAGATTTCGCGTCGAAAGAACGCAAGATCTAAGCGTGGCGCGTGATATGCATTTAAGTAATGTCCTCGCCGTCGactgaaaacagtttttaaacTACAATCTTCGACAcattttgtttccatttaatttatttaacacACTACTGAAGTCTTCAGCTCATTAGGGTTTTTTTTCGAGAAGCGTAAAATGGACGTTTTTTGGCGAAGATCTATTCTCGCTCGCGAGAAAATgttacagttttttttgttgagaacaacaaaattattttgctcATGCGCGCAAGGAGAGCGAGTGAACAATACCCAATTCAATTCGGTAAACAATACATCTTGGTATTTTTTATCCAGATCTACCGCATGTGCGATTTCAAATATGTGTAATTTCTCTCTTAAAGTAATTATAATATTTGTGGTGTATGATCAAAGGCTCTGATTTGGACATTTGTAATTCACTTTGTAAAGTGAGCTACAAAACATGACAACATATTTTCTGCTTGGGCTAAATTAGTATGTaaatataatgataataattgttATTCGCTTGCTTTTGTTTATGGTTTGTGTTAATAAAAAGTAATATATCCCATCACAAGAATATTTTTAAGACTTTTAACTGTTCAATTTGTATTCACTTTTTAGGTCTCAGTGTGCAGTTAAATATATAGAGGTTTCCTGAATAAATGTGGTCAATGTAGTAAATATGGCTGAcattatatcaatttttttttgaatactGATTGCGATTTCTTGGAATAGAAGTTTTTGGACCTTGtatctttgaaatttaaatatttttcaggATAAAGAAGTCTCACTGTTGTAAAGTTGTTCTATGCCTAGTCTCAGTTATGGTCCATCCCAGTTTTGCTTTATTCAAGCTAAATTGACATTTTGAAGTGAAAATTTTGCAGACTACTAGATGGAAACTAATAGAAATTgattaagaaatttttacatGGATTCTATGAAGGTTGTCAGTCTAAGTCAAAGTATTGGTGGCAATGTTTTGCAAGAAGTCAAAGGAttcatttttgtattttcctcagCTGTTCCATTCTCAAGATTagtacaattattttttttaggatttatATGGGAAGTCTGATGCTAATTCACACTGGAGTCCAACAAAGGCCACAGTTTTAAGTTGAAGTTAAGTGCCTTGTtgttatcaaattatttttttcacgtCTCTCTACTTGAGGTAAGCCATCAGGCCTATAAATGGTAAATAAAAAGAACATCATCTTATAAAAGATAGCAATATACTAGGCACAGTAAAAGTTATTACAAATTTGTTagtaaaagtttgttttaaaaagatatACAGAGCCCTCATGAGTTAAAAATATTCTACAAAGTGCCTAAATGGTAAATTAAATGTGACTGAGTTAAGAAAGGGGTAAATTGGAGGGAATACAGCATTAACTTTGTTCTTCTTTGATGTTGCAGAAAAGTTTCATTTATCCcttaatttgtgttttgttcATTGCAAGAAATCTAATGGTGACAGTGCAAACACTTCATGTTTTTCAAGGAGCTAACTTAGTTATTGGAAGTTGGGAAATATGCCAGAGAGCAAGCAAAAAAACCTGCTGCACTAAACAGACAATTTGGTGAAGATCCACTTCTCAAAGACTACACATTGGTTAACTGTTATAATAGCAGCTTATTGCTACTCAGCATAGAATCTGATC containing:
- the LOC131789351 gene encoding casein kinase I codes for the protein MASGSSSSSRSEFIVGGKYRLIRKIGSGSFGDIYLAVSSSNAEEVAVKLESQKARHPQLLYESKLYKILQGGVGIPIVRWFGQEKDYNVLVMDLLGPSLEDLFNFCSRRFTMKTVLMLADQMISRVEYVHNKNFIHRDIKPDNFLMGVGRHCNKLYLIDFGLAKKYRDTRTKQHIAYREDKNLTGTARYASINAHLGIEQSRRDDMESLGYVLMYFNRSSLPWQGLKAATKKQKYEKISEKKMSTPVEVLCKGFPAEFAMYLNYCRGLRFEENPDYMYLRQLFRILFRTLNYQYDYIFDWTMLKQKAATAQATAATATTTGGVPFTPAKKADHSHGACHHPKAKGNVYDMYEY